The Candidatus Ozemobacteraceae bacterium sequence CCACCGGGGAAGCGCGATGCCGAGCGGCTGGGCGAACCGCCGGACGACGTCGAAGATCAGCGAATACCCGCCTTTCTTGCGTTTTCCCCCTGCGGACGGGGTTTCATCGGCATCCTCGTCCCCATCTTCCGGTTCTTCGGCGTCATCGGAGGCCTCTGCAGCGGGTGCGGAAGCCGTATCCGTGGCCTGCAGCGTCCAGAGGAAGAGGGCGGTCAGGCGCGCATCCTCTTCGAGGCCGCCCGGCGCGCCGGACTTGGCCTTGGCCGCGGCGGTGCCCAGGACCTGCTCCAGGGCTGCCCGGCCGACGACTTCCCAGACTTTTTCGAGATACTCCGCCAGTTTCACTTCCCGGCCCTCAGCCGTCTCGACCTTCTCGAACCGGCTGAAAATCTCGAGCGCCGGCCCGATGCAGGCAAAGACCAGGTCTGCACCCCGGATACCCTCTTTCTGCAAGCGGATCATCCAGTCGCTGACCTTCTTCGGAAGCTCTCGAAGAACCTCGCCCCAATCCCCGACGCCGGCATCCTCCGGCCGCGGCCGGCAAATGAGGTGGATGCTGGTCTCGAGAGCCGCAGAATCAAGGGAGCGGAGTCGACCTGGTCTTTCGGTTGCAATAGGCCACGAACACATGATCATCCACCCGCCTGCAATCATTCCTGTCAGGAGAGCTTCCCACCCCTCTGTGGTTTTGTGGGCAAATACAACACTTCCGATCCCGTCATCTGAAAGGACACGCCTTCCCTCGGTAAAAGCCGATCCCATCGCCCTCTCAAAAAATGCACGATCTTTCTTCTTGCCATCGAAGAATCGTGTCTCGTCCTGAACTGCCTCACTAATTTTGGGGGAAAGTTGGTTTGTTCCGTCAAACGGATCGGGTTTTTCAAGATGATTGAAAGGCAAGCGTTTTTGCCATGCCAAAAAAAAGTCTGATAAATCTGAATACGGTATCGCGTCATAATACGGCGGATCGGTGAACCAGACGTGAGATGCCGAATCGGGGAGGGGTGATTCCATTGCATTTGCTTGTTGAACCTGCCCAACCCGTGGAAGCAAGGGGATATTTCCAAGCGCAAGAGCTGACCATTCAACAGCACCATCGAAGTTCCCTGAACCATCAGCAAGGGGAGCGCATTCCGCAAAATCCCAGATCATGGGCAAAGCATGCCGGCCGAACGTGCTTCGGATAAACTCGCCATTGCTCACCCATGAAGCAAGCGAGGACAAGTAATCACAAGCCCTTCCAAAAGGCATTCCTAAAGAGCGAAGAGCTTCATTATCCCGACTCATAATTGAACGAGACAAGTTTACTAATGCAAGTCTTTGTCGATAAGTGAAAAGGTCTCCAAACTTCATCATGCCGTATTTCTGAACAGAGAAAGCCCGGCCTGCGCCTGAGCCACCACCAGCAGGTGTTGGTTCGTCAGGGACAGGGCAGAGGCCTTTTCTGCCGCCCTGTTCCCAGGTTTCAAGGATAGTTTGCAGTCGTTGTTGGGCTTTCCAAGCCGATTGATAATCCTGCTCGTTCGGCAAACGATAGTGCCGCCCCGTTTCGTCTTGGCGTAATGTAACCACCGCCAGCAGTCGTGCGCCTCCGAGGCGCTTGCCGCGCTCATCGAAAATCACGTCTGCTCCGCCTTTTTGCGCGGACAACTGGAACCGAACCCGGTCGGGCGGCAGGACCGTTCCGCAGGACGGACACGTGGCCTTGGCCCTGGCGACCGTTCCTTTCGGCACTTCAGATTCGCTCTTTGGATGAAATATTTCAAAGCCTATATACGGGGTCGATGTTCCCGTTCGAATGACCTTCCATCGCAAAGCCCGACGACGATTTGCCTTCTTGCACAGCCAGAAGGAGCGGGCGAGGGGAATCTCGGCGCCGCAGTTGGGCGACTCGCAGCGGACGGTTCGCGCCCAGAGATAGGCGATGGGCCGTGCGCCGTCGGGATCGACGGGATAATATTCGGCCAGCTCTTTTTCGGCGGCGTCCTTGATCTCGGCGCCGGCTTTTCGCAGATCCTCCGCCAATTGCGGCCCATGTCGGGGAATATCTTCCAGGAGGACCTTCAATATCAAACACGCCACCGGGTTCAGGTCGCTGGCGAAGGCCTCGCACTCCAACCGCAGGGCTTCGAGCGGGATCGAGCCGCCGCCCGCGAAGGGGTCGACCACCAGCGGGGTTTCCTCGGGATGCGCGGCCTGGACCAGCCCGCGGCCGATCTTCAGATACTGCTGATCCGAAGCGGCATCCCAATTGGCGAACTCGCCGATGAACTTCAACAGCTGTCGCCGCAGATCCTCGTCCTTCGGTCCGACGTTTCTGAGGGCCTTCAGCAGCTCCCGCGCCTTGGTTTTGAACTCCTTGGGACAGTGAGCGTCGCAGGGATCGGGCAGGAGAAGACCCAGCAGAACCGCGCGGCACGAGGCCAGCGGTCGGCGCGCCCACCACAGGTGGAGCGTCGAGGGATGTCCGTGCCGGATTGATTTTTCGCGCGCCGCATGCTGTGACACGACGGCGATCGGGAAATCAACCTCTGCCAGGCGTTTGCATTCCTTGGGTATCATCGATCAATCCTTCTTCTCGGGAAACTTGGGCGCGGGCTCCCGCACGGAAACAGGTGTGCTCATGGCATTCACTTCGAGCCAGTAGTGCTGCACCTTCTTCACTTCGTGCCAGTCGAAACTGATCGGATCTCGAATCACGTTCAGTTTCGGCGTCGCGGCGCACTCGGTGACGACGTACAGCCAGTAGCAGTCCCGGCGGTCCTCCGCCACGCGCTTTTCGTTCGGGGTGAGAAGGATCGTGCCGCTCTTCGCGGAGAGCCCCTTCACCTCGATCAGGCGCAGTTCCCCGGTCGTCGTGTCGAGGCTGGTCAGGTCGTATCCCAGGTCCTTTTCGTGGACATCGTAGACCTGGCGCCCCTGGGCCGTTTCATACTCCATGGCAACCCGCATCGCGATCGCTTCGGTCTCGAGAT is a genomic window containing:
- a CDS encoding DUF1156 domain-containing protein, which gives rise to MIPKECKRLAEVDFPIAVVSQHAAREKSIRHGHPSTLHLWWARRPLASCRAVLLGLLLPDPCDAHCPKEFKTKARELLKALRNVGPKDEDLRRQLLKFIGEFANWDAASDQQYLKIGRGLVQAAHPEETPLVVDPFAGGGSIPLEALRLECEAFASDLNPVACLILKVLLEDIPRHGPQLAEDLRKAGAEIKDAAEKELAEYYPVDPDGARPIAYLWARTVRCESPNCGAEIPLARSFWLCKKANRRRALRWKVIRTGTSTPYIGFEIFHPKSESEVPKGTVARAKATCPSCGTVLPPDRVRFQLSAQKGGADVIFDERGKRLGGARLLAVVTLRQDETGRHYRLPNEQDYQSAWKAQQRLQTILETWEQGGRKGLCPVPDEPTPAGGGSGAGRAFSVQKYGMMKFGDLFTYRQRLALVNLSRSIMSRDNEALRSLGMPFGRACDYLSSLASWVSNGEFIRSTFGRHALPMIWDFAECAPLADGSGNFDGAVEWSALALGNIPLLPRVGQVQQANAMESPLPDSASHVWFTDPPYYDAIPYSDLSDFFLAWQKRLPFNHLEKPDPFDGTNQLSPKISEAVQDETRFFDGKKKDRAFFERAMGSAFTEGRRVLSDDGIGSVVFAHKTTEGWEALLTGMIAGGWMIMCSWPIATERPGRLRSLDSAALETSIHLICRPRPEDAGVGDWGEVLRELPKKVSDWMIRLQKEGIRGADLVFACIGPALEIFSRFEKVETAEGREVKLAEYLEKVWEVVGRAALEQVLGTAAAKAKSGAPGGLEEDARLTALFLWTLQATDTASAPAAEASDDAEEPEDGDEDADETPSAGGKRKKGGYSLIFDVVRRFAQPLGIALPRWEKRIIEVEKGVVRLLPIAERAKQLFGDSGASAMAKSIERDPDKPLQLSLFEEETAPRVRGRKGNAAAADLEWKKDTSATTLDRVHAAMLLQANGQANALRALIKAEIDRGPEFLRLANALSALYPKNADEKRLLDAMLLAVPR